Proteins from a single region of Dyadobacter fanqingshengii:
- a CDS encoding DUF3826 domain-containing protein: MKLKQILMCIGLLACPLLKAQSQPDSEQAYIATVTKRSDKILAELQIADSVKYKRVREIMVKQYSDLNKLQKSEEQTEQKRAELHKHYVSQLASQLTPAQVEKIKDGMTYGVLPVTYKAYTDMIPTLKDEEKSQIMSWLTEARELAMDGGSSEEKHKVFGKYKGRINNYLSGRGYNIQEERKNWEARMKAFKSNGR; encoded by the coding sequence ATGAAATTGAAACAAATTTTGATGTGCATAGGACTGCTCGCTTGCCCGCTTTTGAAAGCACAAAGCCAGCCCGACAGCGAACAAGCTTACATTGCAACTGTCACAAAACGCTCCGATAAAATCCTGGCTGAACTCCAAATTGCTGATTCTGTGAAGTATAAGCGGGTTAGGGAAATCATGGTGAAGCAGTATTCTGATTTAAATAAATTGCAGAAAAGCGAAGAACAGACCGAACAAAAACGGGCTGAACTGCATAAACATTACGTGTCGCAGCTTGCATCGCAACTTACACCCGCGCAAGTTGAAAAAATCAAGGACGGCATGACCTATGGCGTTTTGCCTGTGACCTATAAAGCTTATACAGACATGATCCCTACATTGAAAGATGAAGAAAAGTCGCAGATAATGAGCTGGTTAACCGAAGCCAGAGAGCTGGCAATGGATGGTGGATCTTCCGAGGAAAAGCACAAGGTGTTTGGTAAATACAAGGGAAGGATTAACAATTACCTATCCGGACGCGGCTACAATATTCAGGAGGAGCGCAAAAACTGGGAAGCGCGCATGAAAGCATTCAAATCAAACGGAAGGTAA